CGGAGAGCACGTCGCCATCCTCGGACCGAACGGCTGCGGCAAGTCGACGCTGATCAAGACCATCACGCGCGAATGCTATCCCGCGATTCAACCTGGTTCGAGCATGAAGATCCTGGGGGAAGAGGTCTGGAACGTATTTGATCTCCGCTCACAGCTCGGAATCGTCTCCAACGACTTGATGAGCTGGTGTACCAGTGAAGCGGTCGGGCGCGACGTCGTGCTGTCCGGCTTCTTCAGCAGCAACGACGTTTACCCGAACCATCTGGTGACAGAGGATCACAGGCAAAAAGCGGAAGCTGCGCTTTCACAGCTTGAGATCGCGCATCTTTCTGAGCGCCCCGTTTGCGAAATGTCTTCCGGTGAGGCAAGGCGCATCCTGATTGCACGTGCCCTGGTTCATCAACCCAAAGCACTGCTTTTCGATGAACCCAGCAACTCGCTTGACGTGTTTGCGCGGCATGCTTTGCGTGACGCGATGAGCAGTCTGGCACAGGCAGGGATTGGGATTGTGCTCGTCACGCACGACCTCTCCGATATCATTCCCGAGATTGAACGCGTGGTACTAATGTCGAAAGGAAGAATCGTGGCCGACGGCAACAAGCAGGAAATCCTGCAGTCGCGCGGGCTTTCAGACGTTTTCGGACTGGATGTCGAAGTAACTCGGCGAGATGGGTATTACCATCTGTGGTGACAGCAAAGAACTCCGCACTGGATAACAATGACCCTCACCATCAACGGCGAAAACCGCAACTTTACTTCTGTTTCGACGGTTTCCGACCTTGTCTCTGAGCTTGGCATGAAGGCGGACCGCGTAGCCATCGAACTTAATCGGGATCTGCTCCCGCGAGATCGATGGGCGTCCACCCAGCTTTCCGACGGCGATAAACTCGAAATCGTTCACTTCGTCGGCGGAGGAAAGGTCTGAGCGCGCGACAACTGTGATTATGAAAGTGAACCGCCAGACGATCGCCCTCTCCTCCGATTCAGACCTCGCTGTTGGCAATTTGAAATCCGGTTGAACTCCGGGTGCGCGGTCTTAAATTACCCGATTACAAAATTACCCAATTACCAAATCACCACAGGAATCTTCTATCGCGAGCACCGATCCCCCCTGCAAGTAGCTCATTAGTAACCCTTTTTCCACCGATTCCTGCATCA
This is a stretch of genomic DNA from Terriglobales bacterium. It encodes these proteins:
- a CDS encoding ATP-binding cassette domain-containing protein, whose amino-acid sequence is MPPDGPPLLELHNIQVFRGLRRVLDGFSLCIHSGEHVAILGPNGCGKSTLIKTITRECYPAIQPGSSMKILGEEVWNVFDLRSQLGIVSNDLMSWCTSEAVGRDVVLSGFFSSNDVYPNHLVTEDHRQKAEAALSQLEIAHLSERPVCEMSSGEARRILIARALVHQPKALLFDEPSNSLDVFARHALRDAMSSLAQAGIGIVLVTHDLSDIIPEIERVVLMSKGRIVADGNKQEILQSRGLSDVFGLDVEVTRRDGYYHLW
- the thiS gene encoding sulfur carrier protein ThiS gives rise to the protein MTLTINGENRNFTSVSTVSDLVSELGMKADRVAIELNRDLLPRDRWASTQLSDGDKLEIVHFVGGGKV